In Devosia beringensis, a single window of DNA contains:
- the purH gene encoding bifunctional phosphoribosylaminoimidazolecarboxamide formyltransferase/IMP cyclohydrolase: MGKTVTVGRALLSVFDKSGMADFARGLSAAGVELVSTGGTHKLIKDAGLPVREIADLTGFPEMMDGRVKTLHPKVHGGLLAVRDKPDHAASMAEHAISAIDLVAVNLYPFEKTVASGASYDEIIENIDIGGPAMVRSAAKNHAFVTVVVDPADYPAILAAIAETGGVPYPMRQQLAAKAYARTAAYDSAISTWFAKAIDYPEIPYRSFAGNLREVMRYGENPHQWAGFYANGDTRPGVATATQVQGKTLSYNNINDTDAAFELVSEFDAAEVAAVAIIKHANPCGVGVAGDLLTAYQNALRTDPVSAFGGIVATNREIDAATATEIVKVFTEVIVAPSATQEAQDIIAAKKNLRLLLTGGLADPKADGLMVKSVAGGLLVQSRDNRNVDDCELRIVTKRQPTEAEMADLRLAAKVAKHVKSNAIVYVKDGATVGIGAGQMSRVDSALTAHRKSIDAAKAAGLEGALTTGSVAASDAFFPFADGLEALVAAGATAVIQPGGSMRDDEVIAAADAAGIAMVMTGMRHFRH, encoded by the coding sequence ATGGGCAAGACGGTCACGGTCGGGCGCGCACTGCTTTCGGTATTCGACAAATCCGGCATGGCCGACTTTGCCAGGGGCCTGAGCGCGGCGGGCGTGGAGCTGGTCTCGACCGGCGGCACCCACAAGCTGATCAAGGATGCCGGCCTGCCCGTCCGCGAGATCGCCGACCTGACCGGCTTTCCCGAAATGATGGATGGCCGCGTCAAGACCCTGCACCCCAAGGTGCATGGCGGCCTGCTGGCCGTGCGCGACAAGCCCGACCATGCCGCATCCATGGCCGAGCACGCCATCAGTGCCATCGACCTTGTCGCGGTCAATCTCTACCCCTTCGAGAAGACTGTCGCCTCCGGCGCCAGCTATGACGAGATCATCGAGAATATCGATATTGGTGGTCCGGCCATGGTCCGCTCGGCGGCCAAAAACCACGCCTTCGTGACGGTTGTTGTCGACCCGGCCGACTATCCCGCCATTCTGGCCGCCATCGCCGAGACCGGTGGCGTGCCCTACCCCATGCGCCAGCAGCTGGCCGCCAAGGCCTATGCCCGCACCGCCGCCTATGACAGCGCTATCTCAACCTGGTTCGCCAAGGCGATCGACTATCCTGAAATTCCCTATCGCAGCTTTGCCGGCAACCTGCGCGAAGTCATGCGCTATGGCGAAAACCCCCATCAATGGGCCGGTTTCTATGCCAATGGCGATACCCGTCCCGGTGTGGCCACCGCCACCCAGGTGCAGGGCAAGACCCTGAGCTACAACAATATCAACGACACCGACGCCGCTTTCGAGCTGGTCAGCGAGTTCGACGCTGCCGAGGTCGCCGCCGTTGCCATCATCAAGCACGCCAATCCATGTGGTGTCGGCGTGGCCGGCGACCTGCTGACCGCCTATCAGAACGCCCTGCGCACCGATCCGGTCTCCGCCTTCGGCGGCATTGTCGCCACCAACCGCGAGATCGATGCCGCCACCGCCACTGAGATCGTCAAGGTGTTTACCGAAGTGATCGTGGCGCCGTCGGCGACCCAGGAAGCCCAGGACATCATCGCCGCCAAGAAGAACCTGCGCCTGCTGCTGACCGGCGGGCTGGCCGACCCCAAGGCAGATGGCCTCATGGTTAAATCGGTGGCCGGGGGCCTGCTGGTCCAGTCGCGCGATAACCGCAATGTCGACGACTGCGAGCTCAGGATCGTGACCAAGCGCCAGCCTACCGAAGCTGAGATGGCCGACCTGCGCCTGGCCGCCAAGGTCGCCAAGCACGTCAAGTCCAACGCCATCGTCTATGTCAAGGACGGCGCCACCGTCGGCATCGGCGCCGGCCAGATGTCCAGGGTCGATTCCGCCCTCACCGCCCATCGCAAGTCCATCGACGCAGCCAAGGCCGCGGGCCTTGAAGGCGCATTGACCACGGGCTCGGTGGCCGCTTCGGATGCTTTCTTCCCCTTTGCCGACGGGCTTGAGGCCCTGGTTGCCGCCGGCGCCACCGCCGTCATCCAGCCGGGCGGCTCGATGCGCGATGATGAGGTCATCGCCGCCGCCGATGCCGCGGGCATTGCCATGGTGATGACCGGCATGCGCCACTTCCGCCACTAG
- a CDS encoding heparinase II/III family protein yields MRSRLGFAVRRFAFGLADTMVTLPILRWTWRGLADDAFTGALHEFRPADREAVRDMMAGRYLLASKLIETHGLSPFAIPVDHADWWFNLHGFSWLRHFRDVDDSGERHFARTLVLDWIGREGRFGRQTWAPALTAQRVLNWLRHLPLLLDGATPEQAKTIQRVLGAQIQSLKLRGRLAADPGDALFAAIALAGAQYCEQGEHTDTRRIDRLNRILAAQLDADGLHRSRNPKLQLQLLVELVSVRRVASQLKSDASLELAAQIDRMHESLDALTLSSGEPAYFNGGGHLPHDVLIAIQANAAGHQRRSKLLGGYGILRAGEAVVIADSGRIPPPGFAENVHASPLALEFSHGSELILGSCGPAPADLAASKALFRQGIAHSAPTIDSENASPTPPAQMTLAPADQLLSITTAAYARRFGVDLERRITLLSGGTTLVGQDRMIAHGTASGTIAVRFHLAPGVRLQRNRDESMVRLHLPNGAIWSFLWEGAACRDEESVRQSAYVGLHKTRQLVLETRVVAGSEIAWIFTLEQP; encoded by the coding sequence ATGCGGTCCCGGCTGGGCTTCGCCGTGCGGCGCTTTGCCTTTGGCCTGGCTGACACCATGGTGACCCTGCCCATCTTGCGCTGGACCTGGCGGGGACTGGCCGACGATGCCTTTACCGGTGCGCTGCACGAATTTCGTCCCGCCGACCGCGAGGCCGTGCGCGACATGATGGCGGGGCGCTATCTGCTGGCCAGCAAACTGATCGAAACCCATGGCCTGTCGCCCTTTGCCATCCCGGTCGACCATGCCGACTGGTGGTTCAACCTGCACGGCTTTTCCTGGCTGCGCCATTTCCGCGACGTGGACGATAGCGGTGAGCGCCATTTTGCCCGCACCCTGGTGCTCGACTGGATTGGCCGCGAAGGCCGCTTCGGCCGACAGACCTGGGCGCCAGCCCTGACCGCGCAGCGCGTGCTCAACTGGCTGCGGCACCTGCCGCTGCTGCTTGATGGCGCCACTCCCGAGCAGGCCAAGACCATCCAGCGCGTGCTGGGTGCCCAGATCCAGAGCCTCAAGCTGCGCGGGCGCCTCGCCGCCGACCCCGGCGATGCCCTGTTTGCCGCCATCGCCCTGGCCGGCGCGCAATATTGCGAGCAGGGCGAACACACCGACACTCGCCGCATCGACCGACTCAATCGCATCCTGGCCGCCCAGCTCGATGCCGATGGCCTGCATCGCTCGCGCAACCCCAAGCTGCAATTGCAGTTGCTGGTCGAGCTGGTCAGTGTTCGCCGCGTCGCCAGCCAGCTCAAGTCCGATGCCTCCCTTGAACTGGCGGCCCAGATCGACCGCATGCATGAAAGCCTCGATGCCCTGACGCTGTCGAGCGGCGAGCCGGCCTATTTCAACGGCGGCGGTCATCTCCCCCATGACGTGCTAATCGCCATCCAGGCCAATGCCGCCGGCCATCAGCGGCGCTCCAAGTTGTTGGGTGGCTACGGCATTTTGCGCGCCGGCGAGGCCGTGGTCATCGCCGATTCCGGCCGCATCCCGCCACCGGGCTTTGCCGAAAACGTCCATGCCAGCCCCCTGGCGCTCGAATTTTCCCATGGCAGCGAGCTGATCCTGGGCAGTTGCGGCCCCGCCCCGGCCGATCTGGCCGCCAGCAAGGCTCTGTTCCGCCAGGGTATCGCCCACTCCGCGCCCACCATCGATTCGGAAAATGCCTCCCCAACGCCGCCGGCGCAGATGACCCTCGCGCCAGCTGATCAGTTGCTGTCCATTACCACCGCCGCCTATGCCCGGCGTTTTGGCGTCGATCTCGAACGCCGCATCACCCTGCTCTCGGGCGGCACGACTTTGGTTGGCCAGGACCGCATGATCGCCCACGGCACCGCCTCGGGCACCATTGCTGTGCGCTTTCATCTGGCGCCCGGCGTGCGGCTGCAGCGCAATCGCGACGAAAGCATGGTCCGCCTGCACCTGCCCAATGGCGCTATCTGGAGCTTTCTCTGGGAGGGGGCAGCCTGCCGCGACGAGGAAAGCGTGCGCCAGTCGGCCTATGTCGGCCTGCACAAGACGCGCCAGCTGGTGCTTGAAACCCGGGTCGTCGCCGGCAGCGAAATCGCCTGGATTTTCACCCTCGAGCAGCCCTAG
- a CDS encoding RsmB/NOP family class I SAM-dependent RNA methyltransferase encodes MAYKPEPAGLKLRLVAAERLKSVLAGDNFVPLGAAELADGRDRALANRLITTALRRHGQLNFMLHALLDKGMPGKSGTFEAVLRLSLAQLVFLPDLGAHSALFLAVEATKRDPKARHLSGLMNAVLRNAQANSAKFGMLSDDLLIPETFGDTWLNAYGEDAIDAFSDALLAGAALDLTLKHNDAELIDSLGAEPVMADTVRIEQRDRPVEALPGFVEGSWWVQDAASAIPARLLGLPSGARVLDLCAAPGGKTAQLVKAGYAVTALDADAKRMERLKENLARLDYTAETIVDDAGKFVPETRFQGVLLDAPCSATGTFRRHPEVIWHRSVGDVAGRVRLQRALLANALRCLDRDGVLIYCVCSLEPAEGEEQVDWALQSLPGLSLWPVTGDEMAGLEAAVSPRGLVRTHPGMLPGGRAGGMDGFFVARFRRSEIG; translated from the coding sequence GTGGCGTACAAACCTGAACCGGCGGGGCTCAAGCTCCGCCTCGTGGCCGCAGAGCGGCTGAAATCTGTTCTGGCGGGCGACAATTTCGTCCCTTTGGGGGCCGCCGAGCTCGCCGATGGACGCGATCGTGCCCTGGCCAACCGGCTGATCACCACCGCGCTGCGGCGCCATGGCCAACTCAATTTCATGCTGCATGCCTTGCTCGACAAGGGCATGCCGGGCAAGTCGGGCACTTTCGAGGCCGTGCTGCGCCTGAGTCTGGCGCAACTGGTCTTCCTGCCTGACCTGGGCGCGCACAGCGCGCTTTTTCTCGCGGTCGAAGCCACCAAGCGCGATCCCAAGGCGCGCCACCTCTCGGGCCTGATGAATGCTGTGCTGCGCAATGCCCAGGCCAATTCAGCCAAGTTCGGCATGCTCAGCGATGACCTGCTTATCCCCGAAACCTTCGGCGATACCTGGCTCAATGCCTATGGCGAAGACGCCATCGATGCGTTTTCCGATGCCCTTCTGGCCGGCGCCGCACTCGACCTGACGCTCAAGCACAACGATGCCGAGCTGATTGATTCGCTGGGCGCCGAACCCGTCATGGCCGACACCGTGCGCATCGAGCAGCGCGATCGCCCGGTCGAAGCCCTGCCCGGCTTTGTCGAGGGCAGCTGGTGGGTGCAGGATGCGGCTTCCGCCATTCCGGCGCGCCTGCTCGGCCTGCCATCTGGCGCGCGCGTGCTTGACCTTTGCGCGGCCCCCGGCGGCAAGACGGCCCAGCTGGTCAAGGCCGGCTACGCCGTCACCGCGCTCGATGCCGATGCCAAGCGCATGGAACGCCTCAAGGAAAACCTGGCGCGCCTCGATTACACCGCCGAGACTATTGTCGACGATGCCGGCAAGTTCGTGCCCGAAACCCGCTTTCAGGGCGTCCTGCTGGATGCACCCTGCTCGGCCACCGGCACCTTCCGCCGCCATCCCGAAGTGATCTGGCATCGCTCGGTGGGCGACGTGGCTGGGCGCGTCCGCCTGCAACGCGCCTTGCTTGCCAACGCCCTCCGCTGCCTTGATCGAGACGGCGTCCTCATCTATTGCGTGTGTTCGCTCGAGCCGGCCGAAGGGGAAGAACAGGTCGACTGGGCGCTGCAATCTTTGCCCGGGTTAAGCCTTTGGCCAGTGACCGGTGATGAAATGGCGGGGCTGGAAGCCGCCGTTTCGCCACGCGGGCTGGTACGGACCCATCCGGGCATGTTGCCCGGTGGCCGCGCCGGCGGCATGGATGGCTTCTTCGTGGCACGCTTTCGCCGCAGCGAGATAGGATGA
- the htpX gene encoding zinc metalloprotease HtpX, whose protein sequence is MFNTFRTFVLLAALTALFMTVGYFIGGTGGMMIAFGFALVTNLFGYWNSDKLVLRMQNAVPVERSRVPELYDMVDILARKAGIPTPAVYLIQSDQPNAFATGRNPQNAAVAVSAGLLRHLETREVAAVVAHELAHIRNRDTLTMTITATFAGAISALAQFGLFFGGGNNRDNPLGGVGALLMVFLAPVAAMLVQMAVSRTREYEADRLGAEIASDPLALASALAKIAALAGREVNVAAERNPAMAHMYIINPLSGQRMDNLFSTHPDTANRIAALRKLAASSHVDDKGRRPQPRPAPTSTGRDIGGGWRVPTVGRTDEDGGQRGPWG, encoded by the coding sequence ATGTTCAATACGTTTCGTACCTTTGTCCTGCTGGCGGCGCTGACGGCCCTGTTCATGACCGTGGGCTATTTCATCGGCGGCACGGGTGGCATGATGATCGCCTTCGGCTTTGCCCTGGTGACCAATCTGTTCGGCTACTGGAACTCGGACAAGCTGGTGCTGCGCATGCAGAATGCCGTGCCGGTGGAGCGCAGTCGCGTGCCTGAACTCTACGACATGGTCGACATCCTCGCCCGCAAGGCCGGCATCCCGACCCCGGCCGTCTATCTGATCCAGTCCGACCAGCCCAATGCCTTTGCCACCGGCCGCAACCCGCAAAACGCCGCCGTGGCGGTTTCGGCCGGCTTGCTGCGTCATCTCGAAACGCGCGAGGTGGCTGCCGTGGTCGCCCATGAGCTGGCCCATATCCGCAACCGAGACACCCTGACCATGACCATCACGGCCACCTTTGCCGGCGCCATCTCGGCCCTGGCCCAGTTCGGCCTGTTCTTCGGCGGCGGCAATAATCGCGACAATCCGCTGGGCGGCGTCGGCGCGCTGCTGATGGTGTTTCTGGCGCCCGTGGCCGCCATGCTGGTGCAGATGGCGGTCAGCCGCACCCGTGAATACGAGGCCGACCGGCTTGGCGCCGAGATTGCCAGTGATCCGCTGGCGCTGGCCTCGGCTTTGGCCAAGATCGCCGCCCTGGCCGGTCGCGAGGTCAATGTCGCGGCCGAGCGCAACCCGGCCATGGCCCATATGTACATCATCAATCCGCTGTCGGGTCAGCGCATGGACAATCTGTTCTCGACCCATCCCGATACGGCCAATCGTATTGCCGCGCTACGTAAGCTTGCAGCTTCGAGCCATGTGGACGATAAGGGCCGCAGGCCTCAGCCTCGCCCTGCCCCGACCAGTACCGGTCGCGACATTGGCGGCGGCTGGCGCGTGCCGACCGTCGGACGGACCGACGAGGATGGCGGACAACGCGGTCCCTGGGGATAG
- a CDS encoding DUF1674 domain-containing protein — protein MNESDSAPEQTPRAPLTPAAERALAEAAARRAAIDGKGAFAPKEQGGRGGLEPGRYGDWEIKGLTSDF, from the coding sequence ATGAACGAGTCCGATAGCGCGCCTGAACAGACCCCGCGTGCGCCACTGACACCGGCGGCCGAGCGCGCGCTCGCCGAGGCCGCTGCGCGCCGCGCGGCGATTGACGGAAAGGGCGCCTTTGCGCCCAAGGAACAGGGCGGTCGCGGCGGTCTCGAGCCGGGGCGTTATGGCGACTGGGAGATCAAGGGGCTGACGAGCGACTTCTAG
- a CDS encoding Flp family type IVb pilin, whose amino-acid sequence MLTAIQSFIRDEAGVTPIEYGLIAAIIVVFATAAASAAGYTLHDLLGTAPRD is encoded by the coding sequence ATGTTGACCGCGATCCAATCCTTCATCCGTGACGAAGCCGGGGTAACCCCGATTGAATATGGCCTGATCGCCGCCATCATCGTGGTTTTCGCCACGGCCGCCGCCTCGGCCGCCGGCTATACGCTCCATGACCTGCTGGGCACCGCACCGCGAGATTGA
- a CDS encoding DsbE family thiol:disulfide interchange protein: MRYVLFGLPLLALVALVAVFAFSINRDPNLVRSVLIDKPVPAFALQAVPELGVPGFDTASLKGQVSVVNVFASWCIPCRDEHPLLMALRDTADIRLLGINQNDAPENARAFLAELGNPYDAVGADRDRRVSIDWGVYGVPETFVVDADGIITFKHVGPLTPQTLQSDLLPAIARASE; this comes from the coding sequence ATGCGTTATGTTCTGTTCGGCCTGCCGCTGCTCGCCTTGGTGGCTCTTGTCGCCGTCTTTGCCTTTTCCATCAATCGCGATCCCAACCTCGTGCGCTCGGTGCTCATCGACAAGCCGGTACCCGCCTTCGCCCTCCAGGCCGTACCGGAACTGGGCGTACCCGGATTTGATACGGCATCCCTCAAGGGCCAGGTCAGCGTGGTCAATGTCTTTGCCAGTTGGTGCATTCCCTGCCGCGACGAACATCCCTTGCTGATGGCGCTGCGGGACACGGCCGATATCCGCCTGCTGGGCATCAACCAGAACGACGCGCCAGAAAATGCCCGCGCCTTCCTGGCCGAACTGGGCAATCCCTATGATGCGGTCGGCGCCGACCGCGACCGCCGCGTGTCCATCGACTGGGGCGTCTATGGCGTCCCGGAAACCTTCGTGGTCGATGCCGATGGCATCATCACCTTCAAGCATGTCGGGCCCCTGACGCCGCAGACGCTGCAGAGCGACCTCCTGCCCGCCATCGCCCGGGCGAGCGAGTGA
- the ccmD gene encoding heme exporter protein CcmD — MIDLGPHAVYIVWAYLGVALGVFGLLAWTLMDARITAARLAALEAQAPRRPVRETQA; from the coding sequence ATGATCGACCTAGGACCGCATGCCGTCTATATCGTCTGGGCCTATCTCGGCGTCGCCCTGGGCGTGTTCGGGCTCCTGGCCTGGACACTGATGGACGCGCGCATCACCGCGGCCCGCCTCGCGGCCCTCGAAGCACAGGCACCGCGCCGACCCGTCCGGGAGACTCAGGCCTGA
- a CDS encoding heme ABC transporter permease, whose protein sequence is MHDETTQRQNWWQRIAHPGQFVAWTTPLLWPLTALTAALFALGLWFAFFNSPQDYQMGDTVRIMYVHVPNAWLSQFVYAVMTVSALGTLVWRHPMADVSMKAAAPLGALFTALALFTGALWGRPTWGTFWEWDGRMTSTLVLLFIYLGIIALWRAFDDQLRAARVVAVFTLVGAINIPIIKFSVDWWSTLHQPASVFRADGPTMPGSILTPLFVMFFAFTFLFLALHLKAMHTEVKRRRVMTLERRLAQGVQA, encoded by the coding sequence ATGCACGATGAGACGACACAGCGGCAGAACTGGTGGCAGCGGATCGCCCATCCGGGGCAGTTTGTCGCCTGGACGACGCCGCTGCTCTGGCCGCTGACGGCGCTCACCGCCGCCCTGTTCGCGCTGGGCCTGTGGTTCGCCTTCTTCAATTCACCCCAGGACTACCAGATGGGCGACACCGTGCGCATCATGTATGTCCACGTGCCCAATGCCTGGCTCAGCCAGTTCGTCTATGCCGTGATGACGGTCTCGGCCCTGGGCACCCTGGTCTGGCGCCACCCCATGGCCGATGTGTCGATGAAGGCCGCCGCCCCCCTGGGCGCGCTGTTCACTGCGCTGGCCCTGTTCACCGGCGCGCTCTGGGGCCGTCCGACCTGGGGCACCTTCTGGGAATGGGACGGGCGCATGACCTCGACCCTGGTCCTGCTCTTCATCTATCTGGGCATCATCGCGCTCTGGCGCGCCTTTGACGACCAGCTCCGCGCCGCCCGCGTCGTGGCGGTGTTCACCCTGGTGGGCGCCATCAACATTCCCATCATCAAGTTTTCCGTCGACTGGTGGAGCACGCTGCACCAGCCCGCCAGTGTCTTCCGCGCCGACGGCCCGACCATGCCGGGCTCGATCCTGACGCCCCTTTTCGTAATGTTCTTTGCCTTTACCTTTCTGTTTTTGGCGCTCCATCTCAAGGCCATGCACACCGAGGTCAAACGCCGCCGGGTCATGACCCTGGAACGCAGGCTGGCGCAGGGAGTGCAGGCATGA
- the ccmB gene encoding heme exporter protein CcmB, translating into MTMLARELRLALRGGGDVLTLVLFFVIVGAIVPFAVGPDQTLLAAIAPGIVWIAAFLAMLLGLERLFRPDHEDGSLILLRHAELPLSAIVAAKLIAHWLVSAVPLLLASPVLAVLLAMDLDAFGRTLLSLLLGTPALAAFGAIGAAVTVPIRHGGLIAPILIAPLSVPALIFGVGAITSPQSGSATLFLAALSLMAVALAPFVAAFALGTAED; encoded by the coding sequence ATGACCATGCTGGCCCGCGAACTGCGGCTGGCCCTGCGTGGCGGCGGCGACGTGCTGACGCTGGTGCTGTTCTTTGTCATTGTCGGGGCGATCGTCCCCTTCGCGGTCGGTCCCGACCAGACGCTGCTGGCCGCCATTGCGCCGGGCATTGTCTGGATCGCCGCGTTCCTCGCCATGCTGCTCGGGCTGGAGCGCCTGTTTCGCCCCGATCACGAAGACGGCTCGCTGATCCTGCTGCGCCACGCGGAACTGCCCCTGAGCGCCATTGTTGCCGCAAAATTGATCGCCCACTGGCTGGTTTCGGCCGTGCCGCTGCTTTTGGCCAGCCCGGTCCTGGCTGTACTGCTGGCCATGGATCTGGACGCCTTCGGTCGCACCCTGCTGTCGTTGCTGCTGGGAACCCCAGCCTTGGCGGCCTTTGGCGCCATCGGTGCCGCCGTGACCGTGCCGATCCGACACGGTGGCCTGATCGCCCCCATTCTGATCGCGCCGCTGTCGGTCCCGGCGCTGATCTTCGGCGTTGGCGCCATCACCTCCCCCCAGTCCGGGTCGGCCACGCTGTTTCTTGCGGCATTGAGCCTCATGGCGGTGGCATTGGCTCCCTTTGTCGCCGCGTTTGCGCTAGGAACGGCGGAAGACTAG
- the ccmA gene encoding heme ABC exporter ATP-binding protein CcmA, with protein sequence MTDQQVYSPLTLRASGLSCGRSGLVLNENLDFSLTSGECLLLRGPNGTGKTTLLLTMAGIVAPLAGRFAPERPGDEMPLLHYCGHRNAIKPRLSVLENLGFWAELNGPTGLEPEAALAEVGLARLAGLDAGYLSAGQARRLALARLLVSLRPLWLLDEPTAALDAAGHGLVARLLDAHLAKGGLAIAATHDPISLPDRAPRVLQLEGIW encoded by the coding sequence ATGACCGATCAGCAAGTCTATTCCCCGCTCACCCTGCGCGCCAGCGGCCTCAGCTGTGGTCGCAGCGGTCTGGTACTCAACGAAAATCTGGATTTTTCCCTGACCAGCGGCGAGTGCCTGCTGCTGCGCGGTCCCAACGGCACCGGCAAGACCACGCTGTTGCTGACCATGGCCGGGATTGTTGCCCCACTGGCAGGCCGCTTTGCCCCGGAGAGGCCCGGCGACGAGATGCCATTGCTGCACTATTGCGGCCACCGCAATGCCATCAAGCCGCGCCTCAGCGTGCTGGAAAATCTGGGCTTCTGGGCTGAACTCAACGGCCCCACCGGCCTGGAACCGGAAGCGGCACTGGCCGAGGTGGGGCTGGCCAGGCTGGCCGGACTGGACGCCGGCTACCTGTCGGCCGGTCAGGCCCGTCGCTTGGCCCTGGCACGCCTCCTGGTCAGCCTGCGGCCGCTCTGGCTGCTTGACGAACCCACCGCTGCCCTTGACGCGGCCGGACATGGCCTGGTGGCCCGCCTGCTCGATGCCCATCTGGCCAAAGGAGGCCTCGCCATCGCGGCAACACACGATCCCATCAGCCTGCCTGACCGCGCCCCGCGCGTGCTGCAGCTGGAGGGCATCTGGTGA